The following nucleotide sequence is from Archangium lipolyticum.
ACCGCGGGCGCGCTTGATGGCCGTGGCGATCTCGCGCTGGTGCTTGGCGCAGTTGCCCGAGATGCGGCGGGGGATGATCTTGCCGCGCTCGGTCACGAAGTACTTCAGGGTCGACTGATCCTTGAAGTCCACCTTCGCGTTCTTCTCCGCGCAGAAGCGGCAGACCTTCTTGCGGCCGAAGCCACGTCCACCACGCTTCTCGTCATCACCACCGGCGCCACCACGGCCGCCGCCGTCCCTGTCGCCCCTGTCCCTGTCCCTGTCCCTGTCGCCGCCGCGGGGAGCGTTCCTGTCATTACCGATCATGAGTGTTCTCTCTTCTCTGGAATGGGTCCGTAGAAGACACCCGGGAAGGCTCAGGCCTCCTCGGTGGCCTCCTCATCAGCCGACTCGGGCAGGTCCTCGGCCACCACGCGCTCGACGGGCGCGGCACCAGGACGCGTCTCCTCGACGTCACCCGCCAGCTTCAGGTCCTCGAGCACCGGACGGGTCTCGGGATCCACCTCGTCCGCCAGCTTCACGGACAGGAAGCGCGTCACCTCGTCGAAGTTGCGGAGGTTGCGCTCCACCTCGGCCACCAGCCGGGTGTGGCCCAGGTAGCTGGCGTGCACGTAGATGGCGCGCGGCTGCTTGGCGATGGGGTACAGCGTCTTCTTCTTGCCCCACACCGTGAAGCGGAGGACCTTGCCACCCTCACGGCCCACGATGCCGCGAACGCGCTCCTTGAGCTTGTCCACGTTGTCGTCGGTGAGGTCCGGCTTGACCAGGAAGATGGTCTCGTACTCACGAAGCCGCTTGGCGGCCTGCGTCTCAGCCATGTTTCTCTCCCCTTGGGGTTGAGTGCCCCCCGGTTGCCCGGAGAGCGGGGAAACGGTTCGGACGGTCCAAGGGGGATCGTCCGCCGGGAACGGGAAAACCGCGCGCCCGTCGCCCTCGCGCTTCGTCCCGGATGCACGCACCCGGGATGATGGAAAAGAACATCTCCGCCCCCCTCGTGACTTCCCGGAGGGCGGGGAAGGGGCCTTCTACGGGGGGCCAGACCCCGAGTCAAGGCGCCCGCTTGTTGTACCGGTTCATCGCCGTCGCCAGGCCGTCACGCACCCAGGTGTCGGCCGCGTCCGCCGCCTGGGCGATCAAATCGTCCAGCTGCCGGCGCTCGCCGTCATCGAAGTTGGACAGCACGTACCCGGCCACCCGGTCCTTGGCGTTGGGGCCCTGCGGCTTGCCGATGCCGAAGCGCAGCCGGATGAAGCCGTCCGCTCCCAGGCTGGACACGCTGCTCTTCAGCCCGTTGTGGCCTCCGCTGCCCCCGCCCGCCTTCAACTGCAGCCGCCCGAAGGGCAGATCCAACTCGTCGTGGATGACGAGGATGTCCTCCACCGCCACCTTGTAGAAGCGCGCCGCCTCGGCCAGCGAGCGGCCGGACAGGTTCATGTAGGTCTGCGGCTCGAGGAAGAGGACCTTCTCGCCCCCCAGGGTGCCCTGGCCCACCCGGGCCTGGAACTTCTCCTGGTTGAGCTCGGCGCGGGCGCGCGACAGCAGCGCCTCCACCACCATGAATCCGATGTTGTGCCGGTGCCGCTCGTACTCGCGCCCGGGATTGCCCAGTCCACAAATGAGCTTCATGGCGACGCTCCTCTAGAAAAGGGACGGGGCTGGCCCTTTTTCCGGACCAGCCCCGCGCGTACGGCAGGAGGACGCGATTACTTCTTCGCGCCCGCCGCCGGCTTGGCCGCGGCGCCCGCCGCCGGCTTGGCCGCCGCACCCGCCGCCGGCTTGGCCGCAGCGGCCGCCGGAGCAGCAGCAGCCGCCGCCGCCGGAGCCGCCTCGACCGCGCCCTCGGGCGCGCTGATGACGGCCAGCGTGTAGTTCACGTTCGTCTTCACCGTGATGCCCTCGGGCAGCTTCACATCGTTGATGTGGAGCGCCTGGGCGATCTTCAGCGGCGTCACGTCCACCTCGATCTTCTCGGGGATGGAGCGCGGCTTGGCCCAGACCTCGATCTCACGGCGGATCTGCGTGAGCAGACCACCCTCGGCCACGCCCTCGGCCTTGCCGGTGAGCACCACGGGCACGTTCACCTTCACCTGCTCGTCCTCGCGGACGGCGATGAAGTCCACGTGGAGGATCTCACGCGTGACCGGATCCTGCTGGTAGTCCTTGAAGAGGACCTGCTGCTCGGCACCCACGCCCTTGAGGGTGATGAGGGTGTTGAACTTGTGCGGGGTGTTGATGGCCTGGCGCACGGACTTCGGGTCGACGGCGACGCTGATCGGCTTCTCCAGGTGCTTGCCGTAGACGACGGCGGGCACCAGGCCCTGGGCGCGCAGACGGCGCGCGGCGCCCTTGCCAGCGCCCTCACGGGCCTTCACCTCGAGCGTGCTCTTGTCGATGGACATGGATCTTCCTCGGTGGGGACTGCGATGTGACCCCGCCGGAGCCCCGGCGCCTCTGGCATCCCGCCCCCGTGGCGGGCCCCGAGACGGCGCCTTCTGGAAGAAGAGGGCCGGCGTGGTGGTGGGTGCGACATGCCAGCGCGAGCGGACAGAGTCAAGCCGCCCGGCGGACAGGGGAGCGCTTCTGCGCCTAGACGAAGAGGGAGCTGAGCGAGTCGGCGCGGTGGATGCGGGCGATGGCCTCACCGAAGAGGCGCTCGGTGGTGAGCACGCGCATCTTGCCGCTGGCCTGGGCGGCGGGCGACAGGGGCACCGTGTCCGTGAAGACGACCTCTTCCAGGGTGGAGTCCTGGATGCGCTGGATGGCGGGCCCGGAGAGGATGGGGTGGACGGCGTAGGCCATCACCCGGCGCGCGCCCCGGTCCTTCAGGGCGGCGGCCGCCTGGGTGAGCGTGCCCGCGGTGTCCACCATGTCGTCCACCAGCACCGCGTCCTTGCCGTTCACATCGCCGATGAGGTTCATCACCTCGGAGGCGTTGGGACGCGGCCGGCGCTTGTCGATGATGGCCAGGCCGCAGTTGAGCCGCTTGGAGTAGGCGCGCGCGCGCTCCACGCCGCCCGCGTCCGGCGAGACGATGACCAGGTCCTGCGAGTCGGGGAACTTCTTGCGCAGGTCGTCCAGGAAGACCGGCGAGGCGTAGAGGTGATCCGAGGGGATGTTGAAGAAGCCCTGGATCTGCCCGGCGTGCATGTCCATGGACACCACGCGCGTGGCGCCGGCCACCTCCAGCAGATCCGCGATCAGCTTGGCGGTGATGGGCGTGCGCGGGGCCACCTTCCGGTCCTGCCGGGCATACCCGTAGTAGGGGATGACGGCGTTGATGGAGCCGGCGCTCGCGCGCTTGAGCGCGTCGCACATGATGAGCAGCTCCATCAGGTGGTCATTGGCCGGCGGGCACGTGGACTGGACGATGAAGATGTCCAGGCCGCGGACGTTCTCACCGACCTCCACGTGGATTTCCCCGTCGGAGAAGCGGCCTACCGTCGCCTTCCCCAAGGGGCGCTTGAGGTAGTCGCAGATGCGGTGGGCCAGACCCGGGTTGGAGCTCCCGGTGAACACCTTGAAGTCGCGCGGCTGCTGCATGGGCGCGCTACTAGCGCGCCCCGTGCCGGAAGGGAAGAGGCTTGAGCGCCGCCGCTCGGGCCGTGCTCAGTCGTGCTCAGCCACCTGGAAGACGGTCGCTCCCCCGGCGGCTGTCTGCAGGTGCCGCTCGTACTCCATGAGGATGGTCCGCTCCATCTGGTTGCGCGTGTCCGCGTTGAGCGGATGGGCGATGTCCTTGTACGTCCCGTCCTTCCGCCGTTTGGCCGGCATGGCGATGAAGAGGCCGGAAGCTCCGTGAATGACCTTCAAATCCCGGATCACGAAGCAGTGGTCCAGGGTGATGGTCACGTACGCCTTCAGCTTATCCTCTTCAACCGGGTACACCTTGACGTCGGTGATGTTCATGGTCCCCCCAAGACCCTTGAGGTACGAGCTGGGGGGCGAGACTGGGACAGACCGACCCGGAAAATCAAGCCTGTCGGGGCTTCTCGTGTCTCAACCGATGCCTCGCTGACAGACATGGGCCAGGAAGGCGAGGTGGTACACGTCGATGACGCAGTAGAGCGCCGCGCCCGCCTGGATGGCCCGCTGGCTGATTCTCAGCGAACGGTGCAGGCACAGCAGCGTCAGCCCCAGGCTGACGATCGTCACCTTGACGGTCATGAAGGCCAGGGGCGAGTGCTCGTAGGCCACCCGCATCAGCGGATTGAGCTCCTCGGCCACATCCAGCTGTAAAAAGGTGAGGGTGAAGAGCCCATCCAGCAGGTTGAGCACCAGCAGCAGCACCGCCGCCGGAGTGATGTGGAAGGAAGCTCCCTCGATCCCCGCCCCGTGAGTCGCCTGCGTCGCCGCCACCCGGACCTCCCCGTTGGTATCCGGGGCAGGGGCTCTTCAAGATGCTTGCCAGCGCTGGAATGGAACGGCCGTTCCCCGCGCGGGCCGGGCGGGGGATGGGGTGGGGATTTTGGAAAGTTGACGTGCCAGGGGGGGCATGTCAGAGGAAACCCGCGCTCCCGCACAGCCCCCGACGAGCCTTCGCGTGCAACAATTCCCCAAAGACATCGGGTGGATAGAGGTCATCTGCGGCTCGATGTTCTCCGGCAAGACCGAGGAGCTCATCCGGCGCATCAAGCGTGCGGTTTACGGCAAGCAGGACGTCCAGGTCTTCAAGCCGAAATTGGACAACCGCTACGACGAGACGCAGGTGGTGAGCCACTCACAGTTGAAATTGACGTCCATACCGATTGAACGGGCTGAAGAAATTTTCCTTCACCTGGAGCCCCAGACCCAGGTGGTGGGCATCGACGAGGTGCAGTTCTTCGGCGCCGAGGTGGTGGCGGTCTGTGATGCACTGGCCAACAAGGGCCTGCGCGTCATCGCCGCGGGGCTGGACCAGGACTACCAGGGCCGTCCCTTCGAGCCGATGCCCCAGCTGCTGGCGATCGCCGAGTACGTGACGAAGCAACTGGCCATCTGCGTGGTGTGTGGCAATCCGGCCAACCGCTCGCAGCGCCTGGTGGACCGGGGCGAGCGCGTGGTGGTGGGCGCCGCCGGAGCCTACGAGGCGCGCTGCCGCAAGTGCCACCAGCCGGAGCCCGCCGAGGCCACTCCGCCCCCCCAGACGATGAAGCTGTTCTGAGACCGAGGAGTCCGGACCATGCGTGACACCCTCTACGCCAACGTCCCCTTCCAGTTGAGCGAGATGCCCCACCGGTACGGACCCAACGTCCACCTGGTGGGCAACCCGTTCCTGCTCTCGCAGCTGGCGAAGCTGTGCTCCAAGGCCACCCTGCAGCCGGAGATCAACCGGCTGGTGGCGCTGCTCTACACGGACCTGGTGAAGACGGTCATCAACGCGGAGTTCCCGCGCAAGATGGTGGCCCTGCCCACCCGGATGATCGACCACACGCCCCAGGGCATCTACCAGGGCGAGGTCATCGATCCGGCCGTGCGCGCGGTGACGGTGAACATCGCCCGCGCCGGCACGCTGCCCTCCCAGGTGACGTACGACCTGCTCAACACCACGGTGGACCCGGTGCTGGTGCGGCAGGACCACATCATCATGAGCCGGATGATCGACGCCAAGGAGACGGTGGTGGGGTCGAACATCGGCGGGGCCAAGATTGGCGGGGACATCGACGACGCCATCGTCCTGTTCCCCGACCCCATGGGCGCCACCGGCGGCAGCCTCTGCACCGCCGTGTCCATGTACAAGGAGAAGGTGCCCGGCACGCCCCGGCGCATCCTCAGCCTCAACCTGATCGTCACCCCCGAGTTCCTGCGGAGGATTTCCCGCGAGCACCCGGATGTGGTGGTGTACGCGCTGCGTCTGGACCGCGGGCTCTCTCCACCGGAGGTGTTCGGCACCATCCCCGGCGAGCTGTGGGAGAAGGAGCGCGGGCTGGATGACCGGCAGTACATCGTCCCCGGCGGCGGCGGCTTCGGGGAGATCATGAACAACGCGTACGTGTAGAGGTAGCACCGTGGCTTTCTACGAGCAGGACGTCGGCATCCACATCGATGAGCAGAAGCTTCAGGCCCGCGTGCGTGAGCTGGGCGCGCAGATCACCCGCGACTACCAGGGCAAGGACCTGACGCTCATCTGCGTGCTGAAGGGTTCGGCGTACTTCGCCATGGACCTGTCGCGCGCCATCGATCTGCCGCTGACGATCGAGTTCCTCGGGGTGTCCTCGTACCAGGGCGGCACCGAGACGACGGGCGAGGTGCGCATCACCACCGACGTGAGCAAGCCCATGGCGGGCAAGCACCTGCTCGTCATCGAGGACATCATCGATACCGGGCTCACCATGAGCTTCCTGCTGGAGAACCTGCGCGCCCGCCACCCGGCGTCGCTCAAGGTGGCCACGCTGCTGGAGAAGCCGGCGCGCGCCCGCGCCCAGGTGCCCATCGACTACAAGGGCTTCGTCATCGATGACGTCTTCGTGGTGGGCTACGGCCTCGACTACGCCGAGCGCTACCGCAACCTTCCCTTCATCGGCGTGATGAAGGGCAAGTAGGCCCGGCTGGTCTCCGGCCCGACGGCCGGAGCTCCGTGCGTCGCCTTGCGCCGACGCCTGCTCCTCCCCATGGTCTGACCCATGCGACGCGCGAGGGTCCATCCAGGGGAGGGGCCTTGTTAGCCGCTCCCTCTCTGCGCCCGCCGTTCCGGTTCTCCTTCCTGTCCAGACGCCGCCGCTACCCGGTCCGGCGTCAGGTCGAGGAGTCCGACTGCGGCCCGGCCTGTCTGGAGATGATCTCCGCCTTTCATGGGGCGGAGCACGCCCAGGCCGTGCTTCGCGAGTTCCTGCACGTGCGGGCTCCGGGCACCACCCTGTTGGACATCGCCCGGGTGGCGGAGCGGATGGGGTTCCGCGCTCGCGGTGTCCACGTGGAGGACCCGGAGGACCTGACCGACGAGGAGGGCCGGGCCCTGCTGCCCGCCATCGCCCACTGGGAGGGCAACCACTTCGTCGTCCTCTATGAGGTGGATGCCCGCCACGCCGTCGTGGGGGACCCCGCCCAGGGTCTGCGGCGAATCCCTCGCGCCGAGCTGCCCCGGCACTGGAACGGTGTCCTCCTGCTGCTCGAGCCCACCGCGGTCCTCCATGCGCCTCGCGTGGGGCCGGACGTGCCCGTGCGCCGCTCCTCCGCCCTGCGCCGCTTCGGCCAGGGACTGCTGCGCTACCGCTCACTGCTGGCGCAGATCGTCCTCGCCACGCTCCTCCTTCAGGGTCTGGCGCTCGCGCAGCCCTTCCTCGTCCAGGGGCTGGTGGACAAGGCCGTGGGCCAGCGGAACGTGTCCCTGCTCACCGCCATCGGCGTGGGTCTGGCCGTGCTGTTGCTCGGGCAGGTGGCCGTCACCGCCGCCCGGGGTGCGGCCCTCTTCCTGCTCTCCGGCAGCTACTCGATGCTGCTGCTCACCCGCTTCTGGAAGCAGCTGTTGTCCCTGCCCCTGTCCTTCTTCGCCCGGCGCCACCGGGGAGATCTGCTCAAGCGCCTCGAGGACCACCAGCGCATCCGCCGCGTCCTCCAGGGCGCCGCCGCCTCCGTGCTGCTCGACCTCTTCCTGCTCGGGGGCTACGGCGTGGTGCTGCTCCTCTACGACACCACCGTCTTCCTCTTCTTCCTCGGCAGCGCGCTCCTCTACGCGGGCTGGACGCTGGTGCTGATGCCGCGCCGCGGCCGCCTCGACGCCGAGCGCTTCCGCGTGGGCTCCGAGGCCAGCCGCCTGGAGCTCCAGATGATCGGCGGCATCCAGACCCTCAAGGCCTCCGCCGCCGAGCCCCAGATGCGCGCCGCCTGGGAGCGTCTCCAGGCCCGTGACTTCGCCGCGAGCCGCCGCCTCTGGCTCCTCGACACCCTCCACCAGGGCGGCACCCTCTTCATCAACCAGGCCATGTACCTGGGCATCCTCCTCTACGAGGCCTGGCTCGTCCTCCAGGGGCGCCTGTCACTCGGCCAGCTCGTGGCCACCCTCGCCATCCTCGCCCTCGTGCTCACCCCGTTGCAGAACCTCGTCTCCTTCCTGCACGACCTCCAGGACGTGGCCCTCTCCCTGCGCCGCGTGGACGTCATCTACGAGGCCGAGCCCGAGCCCTCCGGTCCCGCGACACCCGGCGCCGCCGCGATGTCCGCGCACGCTCCGGAGATCCGCCTCGAGCACGTCTCCTTCCGCTACGGCCCGCCCGACGCGCCTCCCATCCTGGACGACGTGAGCTTCACCCTCCCCGCCGGGAAGATGACCGCCATCGTGGGCCGCTCCGGCGCCGGGAAGACGACGCTCGCCCACCTGCTGCACGGCCTCTACCGTCCTCAACAGGGACGCATCCTCTACGACGGTGTCCCGCTCGAGGCGCTCGACTCCGCGCACCTGCGCCGCTCGGTGGCCTACGTCTTCCAGAAGACGGACATCTTCGACGGCACGCTCGCGGAGAACATCGCCCTGGGCGACGAGCGGCCCGACCCCGAGCGGCTGCTGCACGCCGCCCGCACCGCGTGCCTGGATGATCTGCTCGCGCTGCCCAACGGCCTGTCCACCCGCATTGGCGAGTCCGGCATCCGCCTCTCCGGCGGCGAGGAACAGCGCCTTCAGCTCGCGCGCGCCATCTACCGCAACCCCCGCGTGCTCTTCCTCGACGAGGCCACGAGCCACCTGGATGCCTCCACCGAGCGCGCCATCACCCTCTCGCTCCAGCGCGAGTCGGCCGGGCGCACCGTGGTGGTGGTGGCGCACCGGCTCTCCACCGTGCGCCGGGCGGACCTCATCGTCGTGCTCGAGCGCGGGCGGGTGGTGGAGCAGGGCACTCACGAGGAGTTGCTGGCTCGCGAGGGCGGGCACTACCGCGCGCTCGTGGAGAACCAGATGGAGGGTTGAATGACGCCGAGGCTGGAAGAAGAGGAGGACCCGACGCTCACCGAGGAGCTGCGCGCCGTCATGCGCCCCCGCTCCGGGAAGGGTCTCCCCGTGCTCGTGCTGTTGGCCGTGGCGCTGGGGGTGATGGCGCTCGTGGCCTCACGCACGGTGCTCGCGGGGCTGTGGAACTGAGAGGGGTGGACCGGCGGGGCCTGGATGGCCCCACCGGTCCGGGTGCTTCGGAGCGTGCCTAACAGGCCTGGCACCCTGGGGGCTCTTCGCCGCAGGCGAAGGTGGTGATGTCCGGGCACTGCGGTTTCGCCGATGGTGGCGCCGCTCCGGTGCCTCCTTCGATGCGGGCCAGGTCCTGCACGAACAGCTCCTTGATCTTCTTGACCTTCTTCTCCTTCTTCTGCTCCATGACGTCCTCCATGAGGTCAAGGCCCCGGAAGCCTGCCTCCCGGGGTCAACAGGCCCAGGGGGGCCTGCCTCAGAGAGAACGGTCGTCGGCTGGTCTCCACTCCGAGAGATGTCTGGAGGGTTTCCTCGTCCAGCCGCTCGGTCCTCGTGATGACGGGCGTCAGGCGGCTCGTGGCTTCAGGAGGCAGCCGAGCGGGCGCTCCTGGCCAATGTCCGGACGAGGTGGCCGAGGATGTCCGTGCCCGCCCGCGCGTCGAAGCCGAGGAACATCGGCGACGCGTTGAGCTCCAGGAAGCGCAGCGTGCCCCGGGCATCACGCTTGAGGTCCATCCCCGTCCAGCGCAGGCCCACCACCTCCGTGGCCCTCAGGCACTGACGCGCCACCTCGGGCGGCAGCTCGAAGGCGTCGATGCGCTCCTCGTTCTGCCGGAAGTCGAGCGCGCTCGAGAGGATGCGCAGGCTCGCGATGATCTTCCCGTCGAGCACGTAGACGCGCACGTCCTCCCCGGGCATCAGCTCCTGGAAGGTGACGGGCGCGGACTCCAGCGCGCCGAGCCGTGCGTCGGTGAGATCCTCGGGCCCCAGCTCCCGGGTGGCCGCGCCGCCCTCGACGGGCTTGTACGCCACGCGCTGGCCCGCGGCGAAGCGGCGCACCGCCTCCGGCTCGTTCGTCCAGAGTGTCCTCGGCACCGGTAGCCCCGCGTGCGCCAGGAGCGCGAGCTGCACCGGCTTGGGCGTGCGCCAGTCCGCGGCGAGCGGGTTGTAGATGGGCACGCCCATCGCCTCCCAGCGGCCCACGAGCCCCCGGAGCAGTGTCGTCTTCTCCCGGAAGGCCACGAGCGTGGTGCGCCAGTCCTCTTCCATGGCCTCCCGTGCGTCCACGCCGAAGGTGATCGGATGGGAGTGGTAGCCGCGCAGGTAGACGGCGCCGGGCCGTTCGAGGCGCTGGCCGTCCAGGGAGATGCTCTCGAGGTCATCCGTCAGCGACAGGCGCGTCTCCTGCGGGAAGGCCAGGGTGTCCACCACGATGGCCTGTACTCCCTCCGCTTCGAGCCGCCGTGCCACCTCCGAGACGTGCGCGTCATCGCGGGAGCCCACGAGCAGCACGGGGCGGGTCTTCGAGCGGGTCGTCATGGGGCAGGCGCTCCTTCCTGGGTGGAACCGGCGCGGACCGCCGGGGGCGTGAGGAGTTCGAGTACGGCCGACTGGTCCAGCCAGGTCGCGACGTGGGCCAGGGGCGCCTCGCAGGGGTGGCCATCGAGGAACAAGGAGGGAAGGCCCCGGGCGTGGCGCCGCTTGAGCTCCGCGGCCGCGCGCACCCGGGCTCGGGCGGTGTCCCGTACGTCCTCGAGCTCCGCGCTGTCCCGCTCCGCATAGGCGGCCACGAGTGCCAGCGGCTCCCCGGCCCGTCGCAGGCGCGCGTAGTCCTGTTTCGCCGCGCGGAAGAGCTGGAGGAAGACCGGGCCACCCCAGGCCACTCCGGCCGCCGCGAGCGCCTCGCATGCCGCCTCGTCTCTCGGGTCGTCCGGATCCATCGGCGCGAGGGCGAGGTGGACGCGCACCTGCTCTCCGTGCCGAGCCACCAGTGCCTCTACTTCCTCCAAGACGGGGCCGCAGTGGCCACAGGCGGGGTGCGCGAGCACGACGAGCACGTGTGGTGCATCCGCCTCTCCCAGCCTCGGGCCGAGGGACGCACCCTCCAGCGGCAGCCTCGGTTCCATCGAGAGCCGCGCGAGCGTGGCCAGTGGCGAGTCCAGCAATCGCGCGTGCTCCCGGAGGCGGTGGGCGTCCTCCTCTCCGGTGGAGAGGTGGGGAACCGTGGAGGACAGCAGCAACCCGAGGAAGAGCAGCAGCAGGAGGGTGGCGGGGAGCCACCCGGGAGGCGGGACGGGCCGCGCGGGCCACATGCCGAAGAGGAAGAGGGCCGCGCCGGTGAAGTCCACCGTGTGCACCACCATGCAGAGGGTGCAGAAGCGCCGCATCCGCACCTGTGCCACCACCAGCAGCGCGGAGAGGGGCAGGGTGGGGAGGAAGGCCGCGCCAACGAGCCACGCGGGCGCCGGTCCGCCTCCGAGCGCGGTGGTGCAGAGCAGCAGCAGCAGGGCGCCGAACCAGGCCGTGCCCAGTCCGGCCAGCGGCACTCCCGCGGGGCGGGCCCATTCGGAGAGCAGGACGCTCTCGCAGTCGATGGGGCCTCCACTTCCGCAGAGCAGGGAGGCCTTGCCGCCCCGTGTCCACGAGAGCGCCGCCAGCGCCGCCACGAGTCCCACTCCCGAGAGCACGGCCAGCCCCGCGGTGGGGAGGCGCAACCCGGCGGGCTGGGCGAGGACGGCCAGCACGAGCAGCACCCCCAGCAACGTGGCCAGTCCCACGCGCATCCAGGGCGAGGCGGAGGGCCCGGCGAGGGACGTGCCCGGCTTCCACTCCTCGAGGAGCCATTCCCGCGCACGGTGCCGGAGGTAGCCCGGCTCGGGGTCGCCAGCGCCGCTCCGCTCCAGGAAGACCACCACTCCCGACCAGAGCGTGGCGAGCGTGTCACGCTCCACCTCGCGGCTACCCTGGATGCTGTCCCAGATGCGGAAGGAGCCGGGAGCCCCGGCGGTGGGCGGGCTCACCGCCTCGAGCAGCCCGAAGCCGGTCCGTGCTCCGGACTGGAAATGGAGGAGGGCGGGCAACTCGTCCGCGTCCAGCTCGTCGAGCGTCTCCAGGTCGCCCTGGCCCGCCGTGGCCTTCAGCCCGAGCGAGGAGGCCCCTTGCACCAGTGCCAGCAGGGAGCCCGGCCGCTCGTGGTGGCCGAGAACCTGACGCACGTGCGTGCGGGAGTAGCGCAGGCCCAGGCGCCGGGCCGCTTCGGCGAGGACCTCCGCCGGACCATCACTGGGGACACCGGGAGCACGGAGCATCGGAACGCGCGCGAAGGTAGGGCGCGTGCTCCCATGCGGCAGGGGGTGAGGGGCCAGGAAATGCGCTTTTGATGGAGTCGACTATATTTGGTGTCTTACCTTTGACTACCTTCGATGTAGTCGACTACATCAATGGCTCCCCCGCGGCCCGGTAGGTCTCAGCTTCGCGAGCGCGAGGAGGTCTTCTTCGCGGCGGTGGAAGTGGAGCGCGAGCGGGCGGGAGCCTTCTTCGCCGCCGTCTTCTTCGTGGCGGGCTTCTTCGTGGCGGCCGGCGTGGACTTCCGGGCCGGCGCGCTCTTGGTCTTGCCGGGAGCAGCCTCCTGCCCACCCTCGAGCAGCGCCGCGAGCTTCTTCGGGGCCACGGCGCGGTAGCTCTCGGCGAGCCACTGGCGCAGCAGCTCGAGCGGGGGCGTGTCGCGCGCGCCGAACAGGGCGGACACCCAGCCGCTCTTGCCGAGCCCGTACCCGGTCGGCGTCGCGAAGGGCATCATCAGCGCCGCGCTGTTCGACTGCGGCAGCTTGACGGAGAGCGACAGTCCCTCGGCCGTGAGCGTCAGGAAGACGAAGGCCTTGCCCTTCACCTTGAGCGTCCGGTGCCCCCAGGGGAAGTCCTCGGTGACCTCCGGGTAGCCCATGCCCGTCTCCCGCAGGGCCATCTCGAAGGGCTCGAGTCTCTTCATCTCGGGGGGGACCGGGGTCATCGTCATGCGGCGTCTCCTCGTGGGGGCCGCAGGTATACCGCACCGGGGAGCGGATTCAGCGTGCCGTGCCCGTCCCCTCGGGGCGCTGCTGCGTCTGGCTGTCGGTGGTCTGTACCCCCTGCTCCTGCCGCGGTGCCGCCGGCGCCGGCTGTGTCCCGGGTGCCTGGGGTTGCGCCGCCTGCTGTCCCTCGGGAGCCGGTGGGGGGATGGGCGTCTCGCCCAGGCTGCCATCCACGGCCCGCAGGGCCTTGTCCAGCGCCTGGGCCGCCGGTCCCACCGTGGTGAGCAGCTGGTTGGCCCGCTG
It contains:
- a CDS encoding peptidase domain-containing ABC transporter; amino-acid sequence: MLAAPSLRPPFRFSFLSRRRRYPVRRQVEESDCGPACLEMISAFHGAEHAQAVLREFLHVRAPGTTLLDIARVAERMGFRARGVHVEDPEDLTDEEGRALLPAIAHWEGNHFVVLYEVDARHAVVGDPAQGLRRIPRAELPRHWNGVLLLLEPTAVLHAPRVGPDVPVRRSSALRRFGQGLLRYRSLLAQIVLATLLLQGLALAQPFLVQGLVDKAVGQRNVSLLTAIGVGLAVLLLGQVAVTAARGAALFLLSGSYSMLLLTRFWKQLLSLPLSFFARRHRGDLLKRLEDHQRIRRVLQGAAASVLLDLFLLGGYGVVLLLYDTTVFLFFLGSALLYAGWTLVLMPRRGRLDAERFRVGSEASRLELQMIGGIQTLKASAAEPQMRAAWERLQARDFAASRRLWLLDTLHQGGTLFINQAMYLGILLYEAWLVLQGRLSLGQLVATLAILALVLTPLQNLVSFLHDLQDVALSLRRVDVIYEAEPEPSGPATPGAAAMSAHAPEIRLEHVSFRYGPPDAPPILDDVSFTLPAGKMTAIVGRSGAGKTTLAHLLHGLYRPQQGRILYDGVPLEALDSAHLRRSVAYVFQKTDIFDGTLAENIALGDERPDPERLLHAARTACLDDLLALPNGLSTRIGESGIRLSGGEEQRLQLARAIYRNPRVLFLDEATSHLDASTERAITLSLQRESAGRTVVVVAHRLSTVRRADLIVVLERGRVVEQGTHEELLAREGGHYRALVENQMEG
- a CDS encoding ATP-grasp domain-containing protein — translated: MTTRSKTRPVLLVGSRDDAHVSEVARRLEAEGVQAIVVDTLAFPQETRLSLTDDLESISLDGQRLERPGAVYLRGYHSHPITFGVDAREAMEEDWRTTLVAFREKTTLLRGLVGRWEAMGVPIYNPLAADWRTPKPVQLALLAHAGLPVPRTLWTNEPEAVRRFAAGQRVAYKPVEGGAATRELGPEDLTDARLGALESAPVTFQELMPGEDVRVYVLDGKIIASLRILSSALDFRQNEERIDAFELPPEVARQCLRATEVVGLRWTGMDLKRDARGTLRFLELNASPMFLGFDARAGTDILGHLVRTLARSARSAAS
- a CDS encoding vitamin K epoxide reductase family protein, with translation MLRAPGVPSDGPAEVLAEAARRLGLRYSRTHVRQVLGHHERPGSLLALVQGASSLGLKATAGQGDLETLDELDADELPALLHFQSGARTGFGLLEAVSPPTAGAPGSFRIWDSIQGSREVERDTLATLWSGVVVFLERSGAGDPEPGYLRHRAREWLLEEWKPGTSLAGPSASPWMRVGLATLLGVLLVLAVLAQPAGLRLPTAGLAVLSGVGLVAALAALSWTRGGKASLLCGSGGPIDCESVLLSEWARPAGVPLAGLGTAWFGALLLLLCTTALGGGPAPAWLVGAAFLPTLPLSALLVVAQVRMRRFCTLCMVVHTVDFTGAALFLFGMWPARPVPPPGWLPATLLLLLFLGLLLSSTVPHLSTGEEDAHRLREHARLLDSPLATLARLSMEPRLPLEGASLGPRLGEADAPHVLVVLAHPACGHCGPVLEEVEALVARHGEQVRVHLALAPMDPDDPRDEAACEALAAAGVAWGGPVFLQLFRAAKQDYARLRRAGEPLALVAAYAERDSAELEDVRDTARARVRAAAELKRRHARGLPSLFLDGHPCEAPLAHVATWLDQSAVLELLTPPAVRAGSTQEGAPAP
- a CDS encoding MmcQ/YjbR family DNA-binding protein; the encoded protein is MTMTPVPPEMKRLEPFEMALRETGMGYPEVTEDFPWGHRTLKVKGKAFVFLTLTAEGLSLSVKLPQSNSAALMMPFATPTGYGLGKSGWVSALFGARDTPPLELLRQWLAESYRAVAPKKLAALLEGGQEAAPGKTKSAPARKSTPAATKKPATKKTAAKKAPARSRSTSTAAKKTSSRSRS